One Tachyglossus aculeatus isolate mTacAcu1 chromosome 18, mTacAcu1.pri, whole genome shotgun sequence DNA segment encodes these proteins:
- the SLC39A4 gene encoding zinc transporter ZIP4 → MPGASPEPGLLALLAGGAGGVGRDTPGSLLNTVWARVHCPDGPCGKCLDEDDVLALLGRSEGPVLGSGDVPRLSAGVLLYLSDPPGVCADARARRWGLRAEALLRALEGAPDDPAPLPTSNIAVNSDLLSQLMRRVLTHYRQEPGGSKPCVDVGQVLAEAAGAAGPGGRGPERALAALLDHVLAGSCFRALPPPDYFVDYVFRHVGNESRNLTLTELSALMGHLRVGKEASAHPHGHTDPGNHDHGDHNHTERRRRRRNSLWRGESRESGDVWDTVCLSASEVLEVYEIAGAGGVSPAAWAQLSPALIQQQLSGACLSSPDPAPAAGQLTQAEKYLYGSLATLLICLGSLVGLVFLSCSACASASHYITQTFLSLAVGSLTGDAVLHLIPKVLGLHSHEAEAGPVEPVWRLLVVLGGFYSFFLLESLFSLLGAHGHKDSTDGHCDHGLPLPMAQNELKLRKQPSPGGSRADLVSVENPEQGDPETRKASRELQVLPYMITVGDALHNFADGLAVGAAFSSSWSTGLATSLAVLCHELPHELGDFAALLHVGLSVRRALLLNFGSALTAFLGLYVALAVGAQGDFEIWILSVATGLFLYVALCDMLPAMLSVKDPRPRLLFLLHNVGLLGGWAILLLLSLYEENIAL, encoded by the exons ATGCCGGGGGCCAGCCCCGAGCCCGGCCTGCTGGCCCTGCTGGCCGGCGGGGCCGGCGGTGTGGGGCGGGACACCCCGGGCTCCCTGTTAAATACAGTGTGGGCCCGTGTGCACTGCCCCGACGGGCCGTGTGGAAAG TGCCTGGACGAGGACGACGTGCTGGCCCTGCTGGGGCGGTCCGAGGGGCCGGTGCTGGGCTCTGGGGACGTGCCGCGCCTCAGTGCCGGGGTCCTGCTCTATCTCAGTGACCCCCCTGGGGTGTGCGCCGACGCCAGAGCCCGACGCTGGGGACTCCGGGCCGAAGCCCTCCTCCGGGCCCTGGAAGGAGCACCGGAcgaccctgcccccctgcccacctccaacaTCGCCGTGAACTCTGACCTCCTGAGCCAGCTGATGAGGAGGGTCCTGACCCACTACCGTCAGGAGCCGGGGGGCTCCAAG ccctgtgTGGATGTCGGCCAAGTGTTGGCAGAAGCGGCGGGGGCTGCGgggcctgggggccgggggccagaGCGGGCGCTGGCCGCCCTGCTGGACCACGTTCTGGCCGGGTCCTGCTTCCGGGCCCTGCCGCCGCCAGACTACTTCGTGGACTACGTCTTCCGGCACGTGGGCAATGAGTCCCGCAATCTCACACTGACGG AGCTGAGCGCCCTGATGGGACACcttagggtggggaaggaggcctCAGCCCATCCCCACGGCCACACGGACCCTGGCAACCACGACCACGGGGACCACAACCACACAGagcgacggaggaggaggaggaacagcctCTGGCGGGGGGAGTCTCGGGAGTCCGGCGACGTGTGGGACACG GTGTGTCTGAGTGCCTCGGAGGTACTGGAGGTGTATGAGatagccggggccgggggcgtctCCCCCGCAGCCTGGGCTCAGCTCAGTCCGGCCCTGATCCAGCAGCAGCTGAGCGGAGCCTGTCTTTCGTCCCCCGACCCGGCCCCGGCAGCCGGACAGCTGACCCAGGCGGAGA AGTACCTGTACGGGTCGCTGGCGACCCTGCTCATCTGTCTGGGCTCTCTCGTCGGCCTCGTCTTCCTGTCCTGCTCCGCTTGCGCCTCCGCCTCCCACTATatcacccagaccttcctgagCCTGGCCGTGGGTTCGCTCACCGGAGACGCTGTCCTCCACCTCATCCCCAAG GTCCTGGGCCTGCATTCCCACGAGGCCGAGGCGGGGCCGGTGGAGCCGGTGTGGCGGCTGTTGGTTGTGTTGGGCGGCTTCTACAGCTTCTTCCTTCTGGAGTCCCTCTTCAGCCTCCTGGGAGCCCACGGCCACaag GACTCGACGGACGGGCACTGCGATCATGGGCTGCCCCTGCCGATGGCACAGAATGAGCTGAAGCTGAGGAAACAGCCCTCTCCGGGGGGGTCCCGCGCTGACCTG GTCTCCGTTGAGAACCCAGAGCAGGGCGACCCGGAGACACGGAAGGCCAGTCGGG aGTTACAGGTCCTGCCGTACATGATCACGGTCGGCGACGCGCTGCACAACTTCGCGGACGGGCTGGCGGTGGGGGCCGCCTTCTCCTCGTCCTGGAGCACCGGGCTGGCCACCTCGCTGGCCGTGCTCTGCCACGAGCTGCCCCACGAGCTGG GTGACTTTGCCGCGCTGCTGCACGTGGGGCTGAGCGTGAGGCGGGCGCTGCTGCTGAACTTCGGCTCGGCCCTGACGGCCTTCCTGGGCCTCTACGTGGCCCTGGCCGTCGGGGCCCAAGGGGACTTCGAGATCTGGATCCTGTCGGTGGCCACCGGCCTCTTTCTCTACGTGGCGCTCTGCGACATg CTTCCCGCCATGCTGAGCGTGAAGgacccccggccccggctcctcttcctgctccataACGTGGGGCTGCTGGGCGGCTGGGCcatcctgctgctgctgtcctTGTACGAGGAGAACATCGCCCTCTGA